A single window of Granulicella mallensis MP5ACTX8 DNA harbors:
- a CDS encoding ribbon-helix-helix domain-containing protein, with the protein MAVELKAEDQQKAEALVSSGRFASVAEVLHEGLHRLEREEQYKDLIKAKIAKGLEDVAAGRTVSREEFLAEIKERRRKRA; encoded by the coding sequence ATGGCAGTTGAACTCAAAGCTGAAGACCAACAAAAAGCCGAGGCCCTGGTTAGCTCTGGCCGCTTCGCCAGCGTGGCTGAGGTCCTACACGAGGGTCTGCATAGGCTCGAAAGAGAAGAGCAGTACAAAGACCTGATAAAAGCGAAGATCGCCAAGGGACTTGAAGATGTTGCCGCAGGTCGTACGGTTTCACGAGAAGAGTTTCTTGCCGAAATCAAAGAGCGGCGGCGCAAGCGAGCATGA
- a CDS encoding type II toxin-antitoxin system RelE/ParE family toxin — protein sequence MKSYRLSYEARQDYFEAFDYIAGHSLRAALKWEDRMLEAFDHLAEWPQTGRIRPEYAPNHLRFWVAEEYLVVYDPSSDPLAIIGIIHGAQDLAPLISRRSSDYAKELEDDHA from the coding sequence ATGAAATCGTATCGGCTCTCCTACGAAGCGAGGCAAGACTACTTCGAAGCCTTTGACTACATTGCAGGACATAGCCTTCGAGCAGCCCTTAAATGGGAAGACCGAATGCTGGAAGCCTTCGATCACCTCGCGGAGTGGCCACAGACGGGACGTATTCGACCGGAATATGCTCCGAATCATCTACGTTTCTGGGTTGCAGAAGAGTATCTCGTCGTTTACGACCCTTCCTCTGATCCCCTCGCGATCATCGGCATCATCCACGGAGCGCAAGATCTAGCGCCACTCATATCTCGGCGTTCAAGTGACTACGCTAAAGAGTTGGAAGACGATCATGCTTGA
- the udk gene encoding uridine kinase: MATNLHAASLLQKPATHGYTRVKTMQESDRQLRLPQKPIILGIAGCSGSGKTTLARELASQLEATIFPLDLYYRDLSQIPLELRDKENFDDPDSLESELFVEHLRRLADGHTIQRPVYDFSHHTRVAGAFDLISSARFLIVEGILALHYPELLPLYDFSLYVNAPNEICLNRRIYRDMRERGRTEESVRAQFEATARPMAERYVLPSQIHANLIVEGTEDLDWSIEQVLRELHKRGLLQ; the protein is encoded by the coding sequence ATGGCCACAAACCTTCACGCGGCGTCTCTGCTGCAAAAGCCGGCTACTCATGGATACACTCGTGTGAAGACCATGCAGGAATCCGACCGGCAACTCAGACTTCCCCAGAAGCCCATCATCCTCGGCATCGCTGGCTGCTCCGGCTCCGGCAAAACGACGCTCGCACGCGAGCTGGCCTCCCAGCTCGAGGCCACCATCTTCCCGCTCGACCTGTACTACCGCGACCTCTCGCAGATTCCACTTGAATTACGCGATAAGGAAAACTTCGACGATCCCGACTCGCTGGAGAGTGAACTCTTCGTCGAACACCTTCGCAGGCTGGCCGACGGCCACACCATCCAGCGGCCCGTCTATGATTTTTCCCACCATACCCGCGTCGCAGGAGCCTTCGATCTCATCTCCTCAGCGCGTTTCCTCATCGTCGAAGGCATCCTCGCTCTGCACTATCCCGAGCTTCTTCCGCTCTACGACTTCAGCCTCTACGTCAACGCACCGAACGAAATCTGCCTGAACCGCCGCATCTACCGCGACATGCGCGAGCGTGGCCGCACGGAAGAGAGTGTCCGTGCGCAGTTCGAAGCCACAGCCCGGCCTATGGCCGAACGCTACGTCCTGCCCTCGCAGATCCACGCCAATCTCATCGTGGAAGGCACCGAAGACCTCGACTGGTCCATCGAACAGGTACTCCGCGAACTCCACAAACGAGGGTTGCTGCAGTAG
- a CDS encoding NupC/NupG family nucleoside CNT transporter codes for MGRFTGLLGLIVFLGLAYAFSTNRSAIRWRTVGWGLGLQIIFAFLVIKWSYGQQILSSVSGVITGLLGHSADGSSLVFGALGNPKSPLSIFAFAVLPTIIFVSAFFAILYHIGLMQQIIKAVAWIMQFTMGTSGAESTNVAASIFMGQTEAPLTIRPFLAGATRSELMTIMTSGMAHVSGGIMAAYILFGINAKDLLSAVIMTAPGTILVAKMLVPETEVPATQGTVNMPPSEEHKDENFIGAIARGTIDGGQLAFNVAIMLISFVALVGLFNAIMLGISNTLWAHGHIPFPHSLNNVLGVVGAPVAWLIGIPWHEARTIGNLLGTRTIINEFLAFNELGKIKAVLSPRTFSIATFALCGFANVGSIGMQIGGIGALVPNRRNDLAKLGLRAMLAGTMANLMSASIVSMLIK; via the coding sequence TTGGGCCGTTTTACCGGACTTCTCGGACTTATCGTTTTTCTCGGACTTGCCTATGCCTTCTCCACCAATCGCAGCGCCATTCGCTGGCGTACCGTAGGCTGGGGTCTCGGCCTGCAGATCATCTTCGCCTTCCTGGTCATCAAGTGGAGCTATGGACAGCAGATCCTCAGCTCTGTCTCCGGCGTGATCACAGGCCTTCTGGGGCACTCCGCCGACGGCTCCTCGCTCGTCTTCGGCGCTCTCGGCAATCCGAAGAGTCCGCTCAGCATCTTCGCCTTCGCCGTACTGCCCACCATCATCTTCGTCAGCGCCTTCTTCGCCATCCTCTATCACATCGGCCTGATGCAGCAGATCATCAAGGCCGTCGCCTGGATCATGCAGTTCACCATGGGAACCTCCGGCGCCGAGTCCACCAACGTCGCGGCCAGCATCTTCATGGGCCAGACCGAGGCCCCACTCACCATCCGCCCCTTCCTCGCCGGTGCCACCCGCTCCGAGCTCATGACCATCATGACCTCCGGCATGGCGCACGTGTCCGGCGGGATCATGGCAGCCTACATCCTCTTTGGAATCAACGCGAAAGACCTCCTCTCCGCCGTCATCATGACCGCGCCGGGCACCATCCTCGTCGCCAAGATGCTCGTTCCGGAGACTGAAGTTCCTGCAACCCAGGGCACCGTCAACATGCCTCCCAGCGAGGAGCACAAGGACGAGAACTTCATCGGCGCCATCGCCCGCGGCACCATCGACGGCGGCCAACTGGCCTTCAACGTCGCCATCATGCTGATCAGCTTCGTCGCCCTCGTCGGCCTCTTCAACGCCATCATGCTCGGCATCTCGAACACCCTCTGGGCCCACGGCCATATTCCCTTCCCGCACTCGCTGAACAACGTTCTCGGCGTCGTAGGAGCACCCGTAGCCTGGCTCATCGGCATCCCCTGGCACGAGGCCCGCACCATCGGCAACCTCCTCGGCACCCGCACCATCATCAATGAGTTTCTTGCCTTCAATGAGTTGGGCAAGATCAAGGCGGTACTCTCCCCCCGCACCTTCTCCATCGCCACCTTCGCCCTGTGCGGCTTCGCCAACGTGGGCTCCATCGGCATGCAGATCGGCGGCATCGGAGCCCTGGTCCCCAACCGCCGCAACGATCTCGCCAAGCTCGGCCTGCGCGCCATGCTCGCCGGAACCATGGCCAACCTGATGTCCGCCAGCATCGTTTCCATGCTGATCAAGTAG
- a CDS encoding thymidine phosphorylase, whose protein sequence is MSDHAIYPLDIVIKKRDGAELTKAEIEHFIHAVVLNGEQKLAEARGEKPATLSATDKVTDAQIAAFLMAVFQRGLSPEELANLTTAMRFSGETFDAAPLHTFTVDKHSTGGVGDKSSLLIAPIVAAAGLDLSPSISVPMISGRSLGHTGGTLDKLETIPGFDTQISMARFAEILRECHASLVGQTPRLVPADRILYAMRDHTGTVESPFLITASIMSKKLAESLNALVLDVKVGSGAFMPTYEKSKFLAELMVSTGERAGTRTAALLTTMDEPLGRFSGNWMEVWECVDILQNRRHPMSADLIELSNILSGWMLYFGGKTATPEAGAKLADDILRSGAAYKSWLQIVAAHQGDTSIFNDPAAFHQPKATRVLKASRAGYLAGMDCKEVGWAVQRLGAGRAKPGDPVSAHAGIESHAKLGDKVEEGQPIFTLFSEDAALLDEPYRMLEATVEIANEPRQKQPLIREIITKENIKG, encoded by the coding sequence ATGTCCGACCACGCAATCTATCCCCTCGACATCGTCATCAAAAAGCGCGACGGAGCCGAACTCACCAAAGCCGAGATCGAGCATTTCATCCACGCGGTCGTTCTTAACGGAGAGCAGAAACTCGCCGAAGCACGCGGAGAAAAGCCAGCCACACTCTCTGCCACCGACAAGGTTACCGATGCGCAGATCGCCGCGTTCCTCATGGCCGTCTTCCAGCGCGGGCTCTCGCCGGAAGAGCTCGCCAACCTGACCACAGCGATGCGCTTCTCCGGCGAAACCTTCGATGCCGCTCCCCTGCACACCTTCACCGTCGACAAGCACTCCACCGGTGGTGTTGGAGACAAGAGTTCACTGCTCATCGCGCCAATCGTCGCCGCAGCCGGACTGGACCTGTCGCCCAGCATCTCGGTGCCGATGATCTCCGGACGATCCCTGGGCCATACAGGCGGCACCCTCGACAAGCTCGAAACCATTCCCGGCTTCGACACCCAGATCTCCATGGCCCGTTTCGCGGAGATCCTGCGCGAGTGCCACGCCTCGCTCGTCGGCCAAACGCCGCGCCTGGTACCCGCCGACCGCATCCTCTACGCCATGCGCGACCACACCGGCACGGTCGAATCGCCATTCCTCATCACGGCCAGCATCATGAGCAAAAAGCTCGCCGAGAGCCTGAACGCGCTCGTCCTAGACGTCAAGGTAGGCTCCGGCGCTTTCATGCCCACCTATGAGAAGTCGAAGTTCCTCGCCGAACTGATGGTCTCCACCGGTGAACGCGCCGGCACACGCACCGCCGCCCTGCTCACCACCATGGACGAGCCGCTCGGCCGTTTCTCCGGCAACTGGATGGAGGTGTGGGAGTGTGTCGACATCCTGCAGAACCGTCGCCATCCGATGTCCGCCGACCTCATCGAGCTTTCAAACATTCTCTCCGGCTGGATGCTCTACTTCGGCGGCAAGACCGCCACGCCTGAGGCCGGCGCAAAGCTCGCCGACGACATCCTTCGCTCCGGCGCGGCCTACAAGTCCTGGCTGCAGATCGTCGCCGCGCACCAGGGCGACACCAGCATCTTCAACGATCCAGCAGCCTTCCATCAGCCCAAGGCAACGCGCGTGCTCAAGGCCTCGCGTGCAGGCTATCTCGCGGGCATGGACTGCAAAGAAGTCGGCTGGGCCGTGCAACGCCTCGGCGCAGGCCGCGCCAAACCCGGCGATCCCGTCAGCGCCCACGCCGGTATCGAGTCACACGCAAAACTTGGCGACAAAGTAGAAGAAGGCCAGCCCATCTTCACTCTCTTCAGTGAGGATGCAGCGCTGCTCGACGAGCCTTATCGCATGTTAGAAGCGACAGTCGAAATCGCCAACGAGCCACGCCAGAAGCAGCCGCTCATCCGCGAGATCATTACGAAAGAAAACATCAAGGGCTGA
- a CDS encoding cold-shock protein encodes MEQGTVKWFNDAKGFGFLSRANGDDVFVHHTAIQSNGFRSLQEGQSVQFNVVKGPKGWQAENVQVV; translated from the coding sequence ATGGAACAGGGAACAGTTAAATGGTTCAACGACGCTAAGGGTTTCGGCTTTCTGAGCCGCGCTAACGGCGACGACGTTTTCGTACATCACACCGCCATCCAGAGCAACGGCTTCCGTTCGCTTCAGGAAGGCCAGAGCGTTCAGTTCAATGTAGTCAAGGGCCCCAAGGGCTGGCAGGCAGAGAACGTTCAGGTTGTGTAA
- a CDS encoding type IV pilus twitching motility protein PilT: MSVYESDLSQLVYELNRTVPGAKTATTTASLDSLLALAAGQGASDVLFVAGSAITLRINGVLAAATGKVQTPEDLRGLLLPLLTNEQSKELEAQRSLDFCFVRGATGRFRANVHYQRGTLAASIRLLPAQIPTVESLHLPPILARLTERRQGLILLTGPTGSGKTSTMAALIDQVNARRRDHIITIEDPVEYQHTNRNSIVEQIEVGHDTPSFAHAVRAVLRQNPDVILIGEMRDSETMAAALTAAETGHLVLSSLHTNDAAQTMSRILDSFPDSNQAQIRQQLSLALLAVIAQQLVPGVGPVGRYPAVEVMVATTAIRNMIRTGQDHQIRSHISTSRGEGMMTMDQSLAELARTRRITQETALAHCYHPEELRSHLLHPA; encoded by the coding sequence ATGTCCGTGTATGAGAGTGATCTGTCGCAGCTTGTCTATGAGTTGAATCGCACCGTGCCGGGAGCCAAAACCGCCACGACAACGGCTTCGCTCGATTCGCTGCTCGCGCTGGCCGCCGGACAAGGCGCCTCCGACGTCCTCTTCGTGGCTGGGTCAGCCATCACGCTGCGCATCAATGGGGTGCTGGCTGCGGCCACCGGCAAAGTCCAGACACCCGAGGACCTTCGCGGCCTGCTGCTGCCGCTCCTGACGAATGAGCAATCGAAAGAGCTTGAAGCTCAAAGGTCCCTCGACTTTTGCTTCGTTCGAGGAGCAACAGGCAGATTCAGAGCCAATGTTCACTATCAGCGCGGCACGCTCGCTGCGAGCATCCGGCTGCTGCCCGCCCAGATTCCAACCGTCGAATCTTTACATCTGCCCCCCATACTCGCCCGGTTGACGGAGCGCCGGCAAGGCTTGATCCTCCTCACCGGACCCACCGGCTCCGGCAAGACCTCCACCATGGCCGCGCTCATCGACCAGGTCAACGCACGCAGGCGCGACCACATCATCACGATTGAAGACCCCGTCGAGTACCAGCACACCAACCGAAACTCCATCGTGGAGCAGATCGAGGTCGGCCACGACACCCCGAGCTTTGCGCACGCCGTCCGCGCCGTCCTGCGCCAGAATCCCGACGTAATCCTGATTGGCGAGATGCGCGACAGCGAAACCATGGCCGCCGCGCTCACCGCAGCCGAGACCGGACACCTGGTCCTCTCCTCGCTGCATACCAACGACGCCGCCCAGACGATGTCGCGCATCCTGGACAGCTTTCCCGACAGCAACCAGGCCCAGATTCGCCAGCAGCTCTCGCTGGCACTGCTCGCCGTCATCGCCCAACAGCTCGTCCCCGGAGTCGGCCCCGTGGGCCGCTACCCCGCCGTCGAGGTCATGGTCGCTACCACGGCCATCCGCAACATGATTCGCACCGGCCAGGACCACCAGATTCGCTCGCACATCTCGACCAGTCGCGGCGAAGGCATGATGACCATGGACCAATCGCTGGCCGAACTGGCTCGAACGCGACGCATCACCCAGGAGACGGCCCTGGCTCACTGCTACCACCCCGAAGAGCTGCGCTCCCACCTGCTGCATCCAGCCTAG
- a CDS encoding cytidine deaminase, with protein sequence MSQAALQSADLTITERENLRVLATTAAERSYSPYSHFRVGAALLLTDGSIVTGCNVENCSYRLTSCAEQGAIARAVAEHGPKIRLRAVAVANLNNAASMPCGACRQTLTEFGDDATIILYPGENGAPKETTLGELLPHAFRPEHLESHHSRTS encoded by the coding sequence ATGTCACAGGCTGCGCTCCAATCCGCCGATCTCACGATTACTGAACGCGAGAATCTTCGCGTCCTCGCAACGACCGCAGCCGAACGCTCTTACTCGCCGTACAGCCACTTCCGCGTCGGCGCAGCTCTGCTGCTCACCGACGGCTCCATCGTCACCGGCTGCAACGTCGAAAACTGCTCCTATCGCCTCACCAGTTGCGCGGAACAGGGAGCTATCGCCCGCGCCGTCGCAGAGCACGGCCCGAAGATCCGCCTGCGCGCCGTCGCCGTCGCGAACCTCAACAACGCAGCCTCCATGCCCTGCGGAGCCTGCCGCCAAACCCTCACCGAGTTCGGCGACGACGCGACGATCATCCTCTACCCTGGCGAGAACGGTGCGCCAAAAGAAACGACTTTGGGAGAGCTACTACCCCACGCCTTCCGCCCCGAACACCTCGAGTCCCATCACTCTCGCACCTCGTAG
- a CDS encoding purine-nucleoside phosphorylase, translating into MLEAPDQYTRCTAAAEHIRSLHAATLTLGIILGSGLGDFASQVEDATTIAYADIPGWPLSTVAGHSGKLVLGTIGGVNVAVMQGRVHAYEGYSMAEVTFPTRVLRLLGCTGLIVTNAAGGINKSYGQGGLVCISDHINLTGTNAALGPNDSRFACSPASGQRFFDMSTAYSARLRQIAHAEAAKQNIPLPEGVYLAVLGPSYETPAEIRAFRTLGADLVGMSTVHEVIVARHMGIEVLGLSLVTNMAAGVLDQAINHEEVMETGKRVEKQFTALVKALVPQVAAQIA; encoded by the coding sequence ATGCTTGAAGCTCCCGACCAATACACCCGCTGCACCGCCGCCGCCGAGCACATCCGCTCGCTCCACGCCGCCACGCTCACCCTCGGCATCATCCTCGGCTCAGGCCTCGGCGACTTCGCCTCGCAGGTAGAAGACGCAACGACCATCGCCTACGCCGACATCCCCGGCTGGCCGCTCTCCACCGTGGCAGGCCACTCCGGCAAACTCGTGCTCGGAACCATTGGCGGCGTCAACGTCGCGGTGATGCAAGGCCGCGTCCACGCCTACGAGGGCTACTCGATGGCCGAGGTCACCTTCCCTACCCGCGTTCTCCGGCTGCTCGGCTGCACCGGACTCATCGTCACCAACGCGGCTGGGGGCATCAACAAGAGCTACGGTCAGGGAGGCCTCGTCTGCATCTCCGACCACATCAACCTCACCGGCACCAACGCCGCGCTCGGTCCTAACGACTCCCGCTTCGCCTGTTCCCCTGCCAGTGGTCAACGCTTCTTCGACATGAGCACCGCCTACTCCGCGCGACTGCGCCAGATTGCACACGCCGAGGCTGCAAAACAAAACATCCCCTTGCCGGAAGGCGTCTATCTCGCCGTGCTGGGCCCCAGCTACGAGACCCCCGCCGAGATCCGCGCCTTCCGCACACTCGGCGCGGACCTCGTCGGCATGAGCACCGTGCATGAGGTCATCGTCGCCCGCCACATGGGGATCGAAGTCCTCGGTCTCTCCCTGGTGACCAACATGGCAGCAGGCGTGCTCGATCAGGCCATCAACCACGAAGAAGTCATGGAGACTGGCAAACGCGTCGAAAAGCAGTTCACGGCCCTGGTAAAAGCGCTCGTTCCGCAGGTCGCCGCGCAAATCGCATGA